One segment of Olsenella uli DSM 7084 DNA contains the following:
- a CDS encoding HesA/MoeB/ThiF family protein, translated as MKRLRSGVDYFESCDKTRLVIFPTFGKHSYSIPSPYGEALRVLDCLSDRRRGDGGDDADLQGLLGNVELSDFVNYLDDEGLLIDESCEMGLSDEARTRFCRQMAYFEQSSAFPDNVETLQLNLGKRSVAVVGCGGVGAPVAELLSATGVGRILLIDDDVVELGNLGRQIAYSEQDIGVPKVSALAKRIGLINPQTSVTVMQERIDVENYARLLLESDFVVVGADTPMPELLYWLDDLVDKRGIAYICMSNCPPVFRVGPVFAQPGGMRYKAYHERLETKWRDAARYECYSNTAQASKVTTVWVCYAAAAISVGNIVQYLLTGNCALLGQAYLFDMESLSGWWGTG; from the coding sequence ATGAAGCGATTGAGGTCGGGCGTTGATTACTTTGAATCGTGTGATAAAACGCGACTTGTGATATTTCCGACCTTCGGAAAGCATTCATATTCAATCCCATCACCGTACGGTGAGGCGCTGCGGGTTCTTGATTGCCTGTCGGATAGGAGGCGTGGAGACGGTGGAGATGACGCTGACTTGCAAGGTCTTTTGGGCAACGTTGAGCTGTCTGACTTTGTAAATTACCTAGATGATGAAGGGTTGCTGATTGACGAATCCTGCGAGATGGGATTGAGCGATGAGGCAAGGACGCGCTTTTGTCGGCAGATGGCTTATTTCGAGCAATCGAGTGCTTTTCCGGATAACGTTGAAACTCTTCAGTTAAACCTTGGGAAAAGGAGCGTAGCTGTCGTTGGCTGTGGCGGAGTCGGCGCACCTGTTGCCGAGTTACTCTCTGCCACGGGCGTTGGACGAATCTTGCTAATTGACGATGATGTAGTTGAGCTAGGCAACTTGGGGCGCCAGATTGCCTATTCAGAGCAAGATATTGGTGTACCCAAGGTTTCTGCTCTGGCAAAGAGGATAGGCCTTATCAATCCACAGACCTCTGTGACCGTTATGCAGGAGCGGATAGACGTCGAGAACTATGCGAGGCTTTTGTTAGAGAGTGACTTTGTTGTAGTAGGTGCAGATACCCCTATGCCAGAACTGCTCTATTGGCTTGATGACCTTGTGGACAAGAGGGGCATTGCCTACATTTGCATGAGCAATTGTCCACCCGTGTTTCGTGTCGGTCCAGTCTTTGCCCAGCCTGGCGGCATGCGTTACAAGGCGTACCACGAACGGCTGGAGACTAAGTGGCGGGATGCCGCACGGTACGAGTGCTACTCGAATACCGCACAGGCGAGCAAGGTCACAACGGTTTGGGTGTGCTATGCCGCGGCCGCCATTTCGGTCGGGAACATCGTGCAGTATCTGTTGACCGGCAATTGTGCTCTACTTGGCCAAGCGTATCTATTCGATATGGAATCGCTCTCGGGCTGGTGGGGAACGGGATGA
- a CDS encoding CobW family GTP-binding protein: MSHSAEKPVKIVLLTGYLGAGKTTLLNHILANDEGIRAAVIVNDIGEVNVDASLIRDGGLSETDDLIPMTNGCICCTLSDDLSRQLAGIARSGHFDYIVIEASGICEPIPIAYTISSFCDQGESGGRAPLALDNIVAVVDAKRMFDEFDGGRDLLRDDIGEDDIESLLIQQIEFCSTLVLNKCDLVTPPQLAELHALARSLQRDAVIVEAAKGDVPMAELLDTGRFDFERAYGSAAWLDAMEHPEEHEDPEVLEYDITTFVYKRRRPFDANALSDYVSTWGSDVIRSKGCVWADRDPDMCYLFEQAGRQVRLTENGLFVDSAPEAEKRRILRDNPQLLDDWDDSCGDRMTKICFIGRHMDRGALTAGLDACLTDWEDLDARCGE, from the coding sequence GTGTCCCATTCTGCCGAAAAGCCGGTCAAGATCGTTCTTCTCACCGGTTATCTGGGCGCTGGCAAGACCACCCTGCTCAATCACATCCTCGCTAACGACGAGGGCATCCGCGCCGCCGTCATCGTCAACGACATCGGCGAGGTGAACGTCGACGCCAGCCTCATACGGGACGGTGGCCTCTCCGAGACCGACGACCTCATCCCCATGACCAACGGCTGCATCTGCTGCACCCTCTCCGATGACCTGTCGCGCCAGCTGGCCGGCATCGCGCGGTCCGGCCACTTCGACTACATCGTCATCGAGGCCTCGGGCATCTGCGAGCCCATCCCCATCGCCTACACCATCAGCTCGTTCTGCGACCAGGGCGAGAGCGGTGGCAGGGCACCGCTTGCCCTGGACAACATCGTTGCCGTGGTCGACGCCAAACGCATGTTCGACGAGTTCGATGGGGGTCGGGACCTGCTGAGGGACGACATCGGCGAGGACGACATCGAGTCCCTCCTCATCCAGCAGATAGAGTTCTGCTCCACGCTCGTCCTGAACAAGTGCGACCTCGTGACCCCTCCACAGCTCGCCGAGCTACACGCCCTGGCCCGCAGCCTGCAGAGGGACGCCGTGATCGTGGAGGCCGCCAAGGGTGACGTCCCCATGGCAGAGCTTCTGGACACCGGTCGCTTCGACTTCGAGCGCGCCTACGGCTCGGCCGCTTGGCTCGACGCCATGGAGCACCCCGAGGAGCACGAGGATCCCGAGGTCCTGGAGTATGACATCACGACCTTCGTCTACAAGCGCCGCAGGCCCTTCGACGCCAATGCGCTCTCGGACTACGTCAGCACCTGGGGCAGCGACGTCATCCGCTCGAAGGGCTGCGTCTGGGCCGACCGAGACCCCGACATGTGCTACCTCTTCGAGCAGGCGGGCAGGCAGGTCCGCCTGACGGAGAACGGCCTCTTCGTGGACTCCGCGCCCGAGGCCGAGAAGCGGCGCATCCTGAGGGACAACCCACAGCTTTTGGACGACTGGGACGATTCCTGCGGCGACCGCATGACCAAGATCTGCTTCATCGGGCGCCACATGGACAGGGGCGCCCTTACGGCGGGCCTCGACGCCTGCCTCACCGACTGGGAGGACCTGGACGCGAGGTGCGGGGAGTAG
- a CDS encoding phosphoheptose isomerase family protein, translating into MSEIGFDITPKSTLTEGERAALRQHYLTYVRAERDEGRQLRADLGEIYAIIDKLADGLDMADLISRMGESSHIVIFATESSVLALREFQQAMLSEGKVVRLVSENSTEVNGIRALGPSDLLIVVTTSNGFARRQRELIGRSGAQKVVLTASRDDELHALFGDVLRIGDGAEEGGALHRIYATFGVTYFFDRLFTQYARAYDPTLR; encoded by the coding sequence ATGAGCGAGATTGGCTTCGACATCACTCCCAAGAGCACGCTGACCGAGGGCGAGCGCGCGGCGCTGCGACAGCACTACCTCACTTACGTGAGGGCGGAGCGCGACGAGGGTCGCCAGCTCAGGGCTGATCTGGGGGAGATATACGCCATCATCGACAAGCTAGCCGACGGGCTCGACATGGCAGACCTCATCTCCCGCATGGGAGAGAGCTCCCACATCGTCATCTTCGCGACGGAGTCGTCCGTCCTCGCACTGCGCGAGTTCCAGCAGGCCATGCTCTCAGAGGGCAAGGTCGTCCGCTTGGTCTCCGAAAACAGCACCGAGGTCAACGGCATCCGTGCGCTTGGTCCCTCCGACCTCCTGATCGTGGTCACGACCTCCAACGGCTTCGCACGTCGGCAGCGCGAGCTCATCGGGCGCTCCGGCGCCCAGAAGGTCGTCCTCACCGCCAGTCGTGACGATGAGCTGCACGCCCTCTTCGGTGACGTCCTGCGCATCGGCGATGGGGCGGAGGAGGGCGGCGCGCTCCATCGGATATACGCCACCTTCGGCGTCACCTACTTCTTCGACCGCCTGTTCACGCAATACGCCCGCGCCTATGACCCCACGCTGAGGTAG
- a CDS encoding Cof-type HAD-IIB family hydrolase, with product MFERSHRWKAVFSDIDGTLLCSDHTMSQTTRETLEACIHAGIHVTLASSRSPQGIETVRGSCGLRTAVIAFGGALAFDEQGDKVLERGLSVAQATAVVSYLEQSHLDASWNVFTPARWIVASRRDPRIAHEEEVVKVTAQEGTTAELADDACVGKVLLMCEAGQSQPLARQLSAAFPQLSVCTSSPILVEVNAMGVSKADALRALCAHWGIGTEDTLALGDGDNDLEMLRAAGLGVAMGNASAEVRRAAGFVTEDNDHDGAAHALQALMA from the coding sequence ATGTTCGAACGGTCCCATCGGTGGAAGGCCGTCTTCAGCGACATCGACGGCACGCTCCTATGCTCCGACCACACCATGTCCCAAACGACACGAGAGACGCTCGAGGCCTGCATCCACGCGGGCATCCATGTCACGCTCGCATCCTCTCGCAGTCCCCAAGGCATCGAGACGGTTCGAGGCTCCTGCGGCCTCAGGACGGCAGTCATCGCCTTTGGCGGCGCACTCGCCTTCGACGAGCAGGGGGACAAGGTGCTCGAGCGCGGTCTCAGCGTGGCCCAGGCGACGGCTGTCGTGAGCTACCTGGAGCAGAGCCACCTTGACGCAAGCTGGAACGTCTTCACGCCCGCACGCTGGATCGTCGCCAGCCGACGAGACCCGCGCATCGCCCATGAGGAGGAGGTGGTCAAGGTGACGGCCCAGGAGGGGACAACGGCCGAGCTGGCAGACGACGCCTGCGTCGGCAAGGTCCTGCTCATGTGCGAGGCGGGCCAGTCGCAGCCCCTGGCAAGACAGCTCTCCGCTGCCTTCCCGCAGCTCTCGGTCTGCACGTCAAGCCCCATCCTCGTCGAGGTCAACGCCATGGGCGTCAGCAAGGCGGACGCCCTCAGGGCGCTCTGCGCCCACTGGGGCATAGGGACCGAGGACACGCTGGCCCTGGGCGATGGTGACAACGACCTCGAGATGCTCAGGGCGGCGGGCCTGGGCGTCGCCATGGGCAACGCGTCAGCAGAGGTCCGTCGGGCAGCAGGGTTCGTCACCGAGGACAACGACCACGATGGCGCCGCCCACGCCCTCCAAGCCCTCATGGCATAG
- a CDS encoding GntR family transcriptional regulator — translation MDILVLIARDPLDPSSKVPLWRQLKHRLQQLMASGVAGEGDALPPERNMADALGLSRTTVRRCLDALADEGRIVRTRGRGTFVARPLGLGAARDRYAYSFTAEAEASGREPSTRVLSFGQSPATVALAERLELEEGEGLWEIRRLRLADGEPLAYHRVYVPVRCCPELTRGDAEHSILSALAAKGGIYPSSMDGSYEAIALDSSEARLLRQRAGSPALRLVRTNFATNGMPYEVALTIFRADRYQLRVRSDDGVDSFRKVML, via the coding sequence ATGGACATACTTGTGCTGATCGCACGCGACCCCCTGGACCCTTCGTCGAAGGTCCCGCTCTGGCGGCAGCTCAAGCACAGGCTGCAGCAGCTCATGGCCTCGGGGGTCGCGGGTGAAGGTGACGCCCTGCCGCCCGAGCGTAACATGGCGGATGCCTTGGGCCTCTCGCGTACCACGGTGCGTCGATGCCTCGACGCGCTTGCCGACGAGGGACGCATCGTCCGCACGCGGGGACGGGGGACCTTTGTGGCACGTCCCTTGGGCTTGGGGGCCGCACGGGACCGCTATGCCTACAGCTTCACGGCCGAGGCAGAGGCCTCGGGGCGGGAGCCGTCGACCAGGGTCCTCAGCTTCGGCCAGTCACCGGCGACCGTCGCCCTTGCGGAACGGCTCGAGCTGGAGGAGGGCGAGGGGCTGTGGGAGATCCGTCGTCTGCGGCTGGCCGATGGCGAGCCGCTGGCCTATCACAGGGTCTATGTCCCCGTTAGGTGCTGCCCGGAACTCACGCGCGGGGATGCCGAACACTCGATCCTGTCGGCCTTGGCCGCGAAGGGTGGGATCTACCCAAGCTCTATGGACGGAAGCTACGAAGCCATCGCACTCGACTCCAGCGAGGCACGGCTGCTGCGGCAGCGTGCCGGATCTCCCGCCCTTCGCCTTGTTCGCACCAACTTTGCGACCAACGGCATGCCCTATGAGGTCGCCCTTACCATATTCCGCGCTGACCGCTACCAGTTGCGCGTTCGCTCGGACGACGGCGTCGACAGCTTCCGCAAGGTCATGCTGTAG
- a CDS encoding ArsR/SmtB family transcription factor yields the protein MGTSANACADIEGTDHAPFEMPDEEILYDLADLFKIFSDTTRIKILFALLERDLSVSDIADEVSMSQSAVSHQLRILKQGRLVKFRRDGKQAIYSLSDDHVHTMLSQGMSHICE from the coding sequence ATGGGCACAAGCGCGAACGCGTGTGCGGATATCGAAGGCACGGACCACGCCCCCTTCGAGATGCCGGACGAGGAGATCCTCTATGACCTGGCCGACCTATTCAAGATCTTCTCGGACACCACGCGCATAAAGATCCTGTTCGCCCTGCTTGAGCGCGACCTCTCCGTCAGCGACATCGCCGACGAGGTCTCCATGTCACAGAGCGCCGTCTCGCACCAGCTCCGCATCCTCAAGCAGGGTCGGCTGGTCAAGTTCCGCCGCGACGGGAAGCAGGCCATCTACTCTCTCTCGGACGACCATGTCCACACCATGCTGTCCCAGGGCATGAGCCACATCTGTGAGTAG
- a CDS encoding LytTR family DNA-binding domain-containing protein, which yields MSKHDLHYHLLGEDEPLRLRGTLSRTAAELGDKGFVKTSASHIVNMAQVVHIRQGAVVMVDGSEIFFSRSQRKPALERLAGFVDRTI from the coding sequence ATCTCCAAGCATGACCTCCACTACCACCTGCTCGGCGAGGACGAGCCCCTGCGCTTGCGGGGAACCCTGAGCAGGACTGCGGCCGAGCTGGGCGACAAGGGCTTCGTCAAGACGTCTGCCAGCCACATCGTCAACATGGCCCAGGTCGTGCACATACGCCAAGGGGCAGTCGTGATGGTGGACGGCTCGGAGATCTTCTTCAGCCGCTCCCAGCGCAAGCCCGCGCTCGAACGACTTGCCGGCTTCGTGGACAGGACTATCTAG
- a CDS encoding response regulator — MPPLGLSYHGAKEVAWHIAFSWSRTPPAEADRLRAHLARYATEKGTSFSVEVLSTAVEFMNSQRTADLIFMDIALPGINGTEAAEELRTLST; from the coding sequence GTGCCGCCGCTCGGCCTGAGCTACCATGGGGCCAAGGAAGTCGCATGGCATATCGCATTCTCATGGTCGAGGACTCCCCCCGCGGAGGCTGACAGGCTGCGCGCCCATCTGGCACGCTATGCGACCGAGAAGGGCACGTCCTTCTCGGTCGAGGTGCTGTCCACCGCCGTGGAGTTCATGAACTCGCAGCGCACGGCCGACCTCATCTTCATGGACATAGCGCTCCCCGGCATCAACGGGACGGAGGCAGCCGAGGAGCTGCGGACGTTGTCTACGTAG
- a CDS encoding putative ABC transporter permease: MPSPLDLLFTWWIYFVAYSVGGWAMESTYCSIGERRLVNRGFLNGPYCPIYGAGGVACAPLCPLFSTPSARGALAVFLVGGAVSCLLEFVTSVAMERAYHARWWDYSDKPLNLQGRVWAGGFAEFGLCCVLIVFVVQPVLGAWVASLGPRNRTLITLVTLAVFLADFVVTNLGLTSFSSKMDDLRTGTLERLGALRESLPDVQARAGLERLLGDVRVWGRLGGTRTRLHELRDAMPSMPPVSSLSELAESFAGRLTSQERRIMRAFPTLRPTGYRELLNDFRDRIRTELGRR; the protein is encoded by the coding sequence ATGCCGTCCCCCCTCGACCTACTCTTTACCTGGTGGATCTACTTCGTCGCCTACAGCGTCGGCGGCTGGGCCATGGAGTCGACGTACTGCTCGATAGGCGAGCGGCGCTTGGTCAACCGCGGGTTCCTCAACGGCCCCTACTGTCCCATCTACGGGGCGGGGGGCGTTGCGTGCGCACCGCTCTGTCCCTTGTTTTCGACGCCCTCGGCACGGGGTGCGCTTGCCGTGTTCCTGGTAGGAGGAGCCGTGAGCTGCCTGCTCGAGTTCGTGACCTCCGTCGCAATGGAGCGCGCCTACCACGCGCGGTGGTGGGACTACTCCGACAAACCCCTCAACCTGCAGGGGCGTGTCTGGGCGGGAGGCTTTGCCGAGTTTGGCCTCTGCTGTGTGCTCATCGTGTTCGTGGTGCAGCCCGTCCTCGGGGCCTGGGTCGCGTCACTGGGTCCTCGCAACCGCACGCTCATCACCCTCGTCACGCTCGCCGTGTTCCTAGCGGACTTCGTCGTCACCAACTTGGGTCTCACGTCATTCAGCTCCAAGATGGACGATCTGCGCACGGGCACGCTCGAGCGTCTGGGCGCACTGCGCGAGAGCCTTCCGGACGTCCAGGCACGCGCGGGACTCGAGAGGCTTCTGGGTGACGTCCGCGTCTGGGGCCGTCTGGGCGGTACCCGAACGCGCCTACACGAGCTGCGCGACGCCATGCCGTCCATGCCACCCGTCTCCTCGCTCTCCGAGCTGGCCGAGTCCTTCGCCGGCAGGCTCACCTCCCAGGAGCGTCGCATCATGCGCGCGTTCCCGACCCTGCGCCCGACCGGCTACCGCGAACTCCTGAACGACTTCCGCGACCGGATCCGCACGGAGCTTGGGAGGCGCTAG
- a CDS encoding ABC transporter ATP-binding protein yields MALRSTTDRNDRSTIRRTLHYFWGVTRQKPGAFALSIVSSVGYTALLTFANTYVMGLIVDRVQAAPVAPGQVFSVFGPYVVALLLVNALGQTLSKLQDYSVYKLEINGDYQLSRLCFDTLSNQSMTFHNSRFGGSLVSQTSRFVSGYSGLVDVVTYSLYPTLASIVLTVGMLLPIAPTFVAILMAMLVLYVALAYGMYKRILPLSAQASAAQNRLSGVLSDAVTNILAVKTYGREDYERSLFTDADCKAMTAANANMRATMRRGFTTSFLITVIMLVASIFVSGGNAWFGISAGSLVMMFTYTYNLTMRFNYFNSMMQRINRSLGDAAEMTRVLDEPTLVADDAGARPLEVREGRIDFEHLGFRYADAQKDDKVFEDLSLHIPAGQRVGLVGRSGSGKTTLTKLLLRLDDVQEGRVLVDGQDVSRCTQQSLRRQVAYVPQEALLFHRSIRENISYGRPGATEEEIRAAAAEANALEFIDRLPQGFDTMVGERGVKLSGGQRQRVAIARAILVDAPILVLDEATSALDSESEALVQGALENLMRGRTSIVVAHRLSTVASLDRIVVLSDGRIVEDGTHHDLVEAGGEYAGLWDRQTGGFLEGDVE; encoded by the coding sequence ATGGCACTGCGCAGCACGACAGATCGCAACGACCGTTCGACCATACGGAGGACGCTCCACTACTTCTGGGGCGTGACTCGGCAGAAGCCGGGGGCGTTCGCGCTCTCGATCGTGAGCTCGGTGGGCTACACCGCCCTGCTCACCTTCGCCAACACCTACGTGATGGGCCTCATAGTGGACAGGGTCCAGGCCGCTCCCGTGGCACCCGGCCAAGTCTTTTCCGTGTTCGGTCCCTACGTCGTGGCGTTGCTCCTGGTGAACGCCCTGGGGCAGACGCTCTCCAAGCTTCAGGACTACTCGGTCTACAAGTTGGAGATAAACGGTGACTACCAGCTGAGCCGCCTGTGCTTCGACACGCTGTCCAACCAGTCGATGACCTTCCACAACAGCCGCTTCGGCGGCTCGCTCGTCAGCCAGACCTCGCGCTTCGTGTCGGGCTACTCGGGCCTGGTGGACGTTGTGACCTACTCGCTCTATCCCACGCTCGCCTCCATCGTGCTGACGGTGGGCATGCTCCTTCCCATCGCACCGACCTTCGTCGCGATCCTGATGGCCATGCTCGTGCTCTACGTGGCGCTGGCCTATGGCATGTACAAGCGCATCCTCCCGCTCTCCGCCCAGGCCTCCGCAGCCCAGAACAGGCTCTCGGGCGTGCTGTCCGACGCCGTCACCAACATCCTCGCCGTCAAGACCTATGGGCGCGAGGACTACGAGCGCAGCCTGTTCACGGATGCCGACTGCAAGGCCATGACCGCAGCGAACGCAAACATGCGCGCGACCATGAGGCGCGGCTTCACGACGTCCTTCCTGATCACGGTGATCATGCTCGTGGCCTCGATCTTCGTGTCGGGCGGCAACGCCTGGTTTGGCATCAGCGCCGGCTCGCTGGTCATGATGTTCACCTACACGTACAACCTGACCATGCGCTTCAACTACTTCAACTCCATGATGCAGCGCATCAACCGCTCCCTGGGCGACGCCGCCGAGATGACGCGCGTCCTGGACGAGCCCACCCTCGTGGCTGACGACGCGGGCGCGCGACCGCTTGAGGTGCGCGAGGGCCGCATCGACTTCGAGCACCTGGGCTTCCGCTACGCCGACGCGCAGAAGGACGACAAGGTCTTCGAGGACCTCAGCCTCCACATCCCCGCCGGCCAGCGCGTCGGCCTGGTGGGACGCTCGGGGTCGGGCAAGACCACGCTCACCAAGCTGCTGCTGCGCCTGGATGACGTCCAGGAGGGCCGCGTGCTGGTGGACGGCCAGGACGTGAGCCGCTGCACCCAGCAGTCGCTGCGTCGGCAGGTGGCCTACGTGCCGCAGGAGGCGCTCCTGTTCCATCGCAGCATCCGCGAGAACATCTCCTACGGTAGGCCCGGTGCCACGGAGGAGGAGATCCGCGCGGCCGCAGCCGAGGCCAACGCCCTCGAGTTCATAGACCGCCTTCCCCAGGGCTTCGACACCATGGTGGGCGAGAGGGGCGTCAAGCTCTCGGGTGGCCAGCGCCAGCGCGTTGCCATAGCCCGTGCCATCCTGGTGGACGCACCGATCCTGGTCTTGGACGAGGCGACCTCGGCCCTCGACTCCGAGTCCGAGGCACTGGTGCAGGGCGCGCTCGAGAACCTCATGCGTGGTCGCACCTCCATCGTGGTGGCACACCGCCTGTCGACCGTTGCCTCGCTCGACCGCATCGTCGTGCTGTCCGACGGTCGTATCGTCGAGGATGGGACGCACCACGACCTGGTCGAAGCTGGCGGCGAGTACGCAGGGCTCTGGGACCGCCAGACCGGCGGCTTCCTGGAGGGAGACGTGGAATAG
- a CDS encoding peptide deformylase, with translation MIKELCKDEAVLSQRCERATAEDAVVAWDLIDTMDSLEDVGCLAANQIGVAKQVIAYRDDDQVVHVMYNPRIMMGLGASKLEEGCLTREGTVRVTRYAKVKVSFDELVEGSLKARRRDYTGWVAEMIQHMCDHCNGKLV, from the coding sequence ATGATCAAGGAGCTTTGTAAGGACGAGGCCGTCCTCTCCCAGAGGTGCGAGCGTGCCACGGCCGAGGATGCCGTCGTTGCCTGGGATCTTATCGACACGATGGACTCCCTGGAAGACGTCGGTTGCCTTGCGGCCAACCAGATCGGCGTGGCCAAGCAGGTGATCGCCTATCGCGATGACGACCAGGTGGTACACGTCATGTACAACCCACGCATCATGATGGGGCTGGGTGCCTCCAAGCTCGAGGAAGGTTGCCTCACGCGCGAGGGCACAGTCAGGGTCACGCGCTACGCCAAGGTCAAGGTGTCGTTTGACGAGCTGGTCGAGGGCTCCCTCAAGGCGCGCAGGCGTGACTACACCGGTTGGGTCGCCGAGATGATCCAGCACATGTGCGACCACTGCAACGGCAAGCTGGTCTAG
- a CDS encoding metal-dependent hydrolase gives MVGRTHIAAGVAASLALVPLSGGPVACLPAVIGGALGGLACDTDVGSSEGSRQLRRAWVALAAIVAASLVADRALDAGVCAYALRHLGMEQLAGMALLVAVLACGRASGHRGFSHSLLGLVVAVAAVRLAYPPLVTYFAMGYVSHVLLDLLNKRPVRLFWPVGRGVSLGACKAGGVLDNVLCALGVLVAVGLIAWHAGVRLPMGLPLPPSLPFALPFPMP, from the coding sequence ATGGTAGGTAGGACGCACATAGCCGCAGGCGTGGCAGCCTCGCTGGCGCTGGTGCCGCTTTCGGGTGGTCCGGTCGCCTGCCTGCCCGCCGTCATCGGAGGTGCGCTGGGTGGCCTCGCCTGCGACACGGACGTCGGCTCGAGTGAGGGCAGCCGGCAGCTCCGTCGCGCGTGGGTCGCGCTGGCAGCCATCGTGGCGGCGTCCCTCGTCGCCGACCGGGCGCTCGACGCGGGCGTCTGCGCATATGCGCTGCGGCACCTGGGGATGGAGCAGCTCGCCGGCATGGCCCTGCTCGTCGCGGTGCTTGCCTGCGGTCGCGCCTCCGGGCACCGGGGCTTCTCGCACTCCCTGCTTGGCCTGGTGGTTGCGGTGGCTGCCGTAAGGCTGGCCTATCCGCCACTTGTGACCTACTTTGCCATGGGCTACGTCTCGCATGTCCTGCTCGACCTGCTCAACAAGAGGCCCGTGCGGCTGTTCTGGCCTGTGGGGCGTGGCGTGTCCCTGGGTGCCTGCAAGGCGGGTGGCGTGCTCGACAATGTCCTCTGCGCCCTGGGAGTCCTTGTGGCCGTCGGTCTGATCGCCTGGCATGCGGGCGTACGGCTGCCGATGGGGCTGCCTCTGCCACCGTCACTCCCGTTCGCGTTGCCGTTCCCTATGCCATGA
- a CDS encoding MFS transporter, protein MGVVADQVFYVALSWYALVATDSDIATGAIVSLGALPRALLLLPGGMLADRLGHRVSSVISGLVRAAVLAVAAALCGASGPSVAALSAMAVAFGAIEALYLPGTQSIVADVAAPDELERTQGLFSAVQKAGTVLAPALAGWAVRVLEPRTLLWCVCLIALASSLTLAVGPRREEAVGGPVPQVSTRAALGGILRDPVIARCLALILVAEFAAAGITGTGYALLSAQKGWDAAQMGSVLSLYGAGAAVSALAVAAARPRRTSAWIGSSTAVCGVAFAVSGVSGLPAARFAALVAGLGGGVSSTLLLATYLSRIRDGLVATALSVMSLAAFGTTSLSYVLFGAVSSSTTPSVAFAVFGCALAASGLAFWKSTATLGRGTHR, encoded by the coding sequence ATGGGAGTGGTTGCTGACCAGGTCTTCTATGTGGCGCTCTCCTGGTATGCCCTTGTGGCGACGGACTCGGACATCGCCACCGGGGCAATCGTGTCCCTAGGTGCGCTCCCTCGAGCTCTGTTGCTCCTGCCGGGAGGGATGCTCGCTGATCGGCTTGGTCACCGAGTCTCCTCTGTCATCTCGGGGCTTGTCCGTGCGGCGGTTCTCGCCGTCGCCGCGGCCTTGTGCGGCGCCTCGGGCCCCTCCGTGGCGGCGCTTTCGGCCATGGCCGTCGCCTTTGGGGCAATAGAGGCGCTCTACCTGCCGGGAACGCAAAGCATTGTCGCCGACGTGGCCGCCCCGGACGAGCTGGAGCGAACCCAGGGACTCTTCTCGGCCGTGCAGAAAGCCGGCACCGTTCTTGCGCCGGCCCTTGCTGGATGGGCAGTGCGTGTCCTCGAGCCACGAACGCTGCTGTGGTGCGTGTGCCTGATCGCCCTTGCGTCCAGCCTGACCCTCGCCGTCGGACCGCGCCGTGAGGAGGCCGTTGGCGGCCCTGTGCCGCAGGTTTCGACCCGAGCGGCTCTCGGTGGCATCCTGCGCGACCCGGTGATCGCGAGGTGCCTTGCCCTTATCTTGGTCGCCGAGTTCGCCGCTGCGGGCATCACGGGGACGGGCTATGCGCTCCTTTCGGCGCAGAAGGGGTGGGATGCCGCCCAGATGGGCTCCGTGCTCTCCTTGTACGGTGCCGGGGCGGCGGTGTCGGCGCTTGCCGTTGCGGCCGCGCGGCCGAGAAGGACGTCTGCCTGGATTGGCTCCTCAACCGCAGTGTGTGGCGTGGCCTTTGCCGTCTCGGGGGTGTCTGGCTTGCCTGCCGCCCGCTTCGCTGCGCTTGTGGCGGGGCTGGGCGGCGGCGTCTCCTCGACCCTGCTCTTGGCGACCTATCTGTCACGCATCAGAGACGGGCTGGTTGCGACCGCGCTCTCGGTCATGAGCCTGGCGGCCTTCGGAACTACATCGCTCTCATACGTGCTGTTTGGTGCAGTGTCGTCCAGCACGACGCCCTCGGTCGCGTTTGCCGTCTTTGGCTGCGCGCTCGCCGCAAGCGGCCTTGCATTCTGGAAGTCGACCGCGACCCTCGGTCGCGGCACCCACCGATAG